A genomic window from Arthrobacter sp. FW305-BF8 includes:
- a CDS encoding DUF2231 domain-containing protein: MDYEISGLPMHVLLVHATVVFVPLAALCTLLSLLWPAARRRLGIVTPLVALLALVLVPLTAAAGAWLLDRVDSTPRISDHMQLAGMLLPWVVGVFLVALAQWLWFRYGATQAEGMSRRMGATGSRIAGIVAVVVAVVLCGGAVAAVAIIGESGSRAVWEGSFRTGAED, from the coding sequence ATGGACTACGAGATCAGCGGTTTGCCGATGCATGTATTGCTCGTTCACGCCACGGTGGTCTTCGTTCCGTTGGCGGCCCTTTGCACGCTGCTCAGCCTTCTCTGGCCCGCCGCCCGACGGCGTTTGGGGATCGTCACGCCGCTGGTCGCCCTGTTGGCGCTTGTCCTGGTGCCGCTCACGGCGGCGGCCGGAGCCTGGCTGCTGGACAGGGTGGATTCCACCCCACGGATCAGTGACCACATGCAGCTTGCCGGGATGCTCCTGCCGTGGGTGGTAGGTGTGTTCCTTGTGGCCCTCGCCCAGTGGCTGTGGTTCCGCTACGGCGCCACACAGGCAGAGGGGATGAGCCGGCGCATGGGCGCCACCGGATCCCGCATCGCGGGGATTGTCGCCGTCGTTGTCGCCGTGGTGCTCTGCGGCGGTGCGGTAGCCGCCGTGGCGATCATCGGGGAATCAGGGTCCAGGGCGGTTTGGGAAGGATCCTTCCGGACCGGGGCCGAGGACTAA
- a CDS encoding ATP-dependent DNA ligase, with the protein MAGGKERVRVGGRELTLTNLDKVMYPATGTTKADVIAYYAAVAPVLIPAARNRPATRKRWVHGVGTETQPGEMFFQKNLDDSAPGWVPRAAITHKTNTNYYPLVNDPATLTWLAQIASLEIHVPQWTVDSHGSALPPDRLVLDLDPGEGAGLPECVEVAKLARTILQDVGLDPLPVTSGSKGIHLYAVLDGTQTSDEVSAFARELARALEADHPDLAVSDMKKTLRTGKVLVDWSQNNAAKTTIVPYSLRGRLHPTVAAPRTWRELSSPSLKHLDYQEVMRRVAAGKDPFAPVSSASGHPGAAGHADTSHAAPAPPKTAEANGGGHADARLNKYRFLRDQGKTPEPFTAEEHHAAKANGVAAQAGKEIFVIQEHHASRLHYDFRLEHEGVLVSWALPKGVPESGDKNHLAVQTEDHPMDYADFEGDIPKGEYGAGSVSIWDKGVYELEKWVNGKEVIATLTGREGGGLGGTRTFALIHTGKGHGEESQWLIHLMDRGPGKRKKPVGTKAAVSPKEPPAAREPASPARTAASRRAAPRDDTLQEDPVPMLASAGTPADLHGSEWLFELKWDGIRALVVADGDRIRLLSRNGNDMSASYPEFTDRSCWPPQDFIADGEIFAVGPSGRPDFGLLQGRMKLTRPGDVKRARTTIPVRMMLFDLLADDGDDLRRLPLRKRRDRLAAFFEPGRCPVELSETLDEKVEHILESARELGLEGVMAKRADSRYVSGQRTHTWIKLKIEQTQEVVVGGWRPGKGDRSNTVGSLLVGIPEGKTLRYVGRVGSGFSMRELEELRKKMEGLAQKTSPFDDVPSADAADARWVNPALVGEVTFGEWTGSGKLRHPVWRGWRLDKEPAEVVLE; encoded by the coding sequence ATGGCCGGAGGTAAGGAACGCGTGCGGGTCGGCGGCCGAGAACTGACCCTCACCAACCTGGACAAGGTGATGTATCCCGCCACCGGCACCACCAAGGCGGACGTGATCGCCTATTACGCCGCTGTGGCCCCGGTGCTGATCCCGGCTGCCAGGAACCGACCGGCAACCCGCAAGAGGTGGGTGCACGGGGTGGGAACCGAAACCCAGCCCGGCGAGATGTTTTTCCAGAAGAACCTGGACGACTCGGCCCCGGGCTGGGTGCCCCGCGCCGCCATCACGCACAAGACCAACACCAACTACTATCCGCTGGTCAACGATCCGGCCACCCTCACCTGGCTGGCGCAGATCGCCTCGCTGGAGATCCACGTGCCGCAGTGGACGGTGGACTCCCACGGCAGCGCCCTGCCTCCCGACCGGCTGGTCCTGGACCTCGATCCCGGGGAAGGGGCGGGACTGCCCGAATGCGTGGAGGTGGCCAAGCTGGCGCGGACCATCCTGCAGGACGTGGGGCTTGATCCCCTTCCGGTCACCAGCGGCAGCAAGGGGATCCATCTGTACGCCGTCCTGGACGGTACACAAACCTCCGATGAGGTCTCCGCCTTCGCCCGTGAACTGGCCCGTGCCCTGGAGGCCGACCATCCGGACCTGGCGGTCAGCGACATGAAGAAGACCCTCAGGACGGGAAAGGTCCTGGTGGACTGGAGCCAGAACAACGCAGCGAAGACCACCATCGTTCCGTATTCGCTCCGCGGCCGCCTGCACCCCACTGTGGCGGCTCCGCGGACCTGGCGGGAGTTGAGTTCGCCGTCGCTGAAACACCTGGACTATCAGGAGGTCATGCGCCGGGTGGCGGCCGGCAAGGATCCCTTCGCCCCGGTCAGTTCGGCCTCCGGGCACCCAGGCGCCGCCGGCCACGCGGACACCAGCCACGCCGCCCCCGCACCTCCGAAAACAGCAGAGGCGAACGGCGGCGGGCATGCGGATGCCCGGCTGAACAAGTACCGCTTTCTGCGCGACCAGGGCAAGACACCGGAGCCGTTCACCGCGGAAGAGCACCACGCGGCAAAGGCCAACGGCGTTGCGGCGCAGGCGGGCAAGGAGATCTTCGTCATCCAGGAACACCATGCCAGCCGGCTCCACTACGACTTCCGGTTGGAACACGAGGGCGTACTTGTCTCCTGGGCACTTCCGAAGGGCGTGCCGGAATCAGGGGACAAGAACCACCTGGCGGTACAGACCGAAGACCACCCCATGGACTACGCCGATTTTGAGGGCGACATCCCCAAGGGCGAGTACGGGGCGGGCAGCGTCAGCATCTGGGACAAAGGTGTATACGAGCTCGAAAAATGGGTCAACGGCAAAGAAGTCATTGCCACACTCACGGGCCGCGAGGGCGGCGGGCTTGGCGGCACCAGGACGTTCGCCCTGATCCATACCGGGAAGGGCCACGGCGAGGAGTCACAATGGCTCATCCATCTGATGGACCGGGGTCCGGGAAAACGGAAAAAGCCAGTCGGCACCAAAGCGGCGGTGAGCCCCAAGGAACCGCCTGCCGCCAGAGAACCAGCGAGCCCCGCCCGCACGGCCGCTTCGAGGCGGGCAGCTCCCCGAGATGACACCCTCCAGGAGGATCCGGTCCCCATGCTCGCCTCGGCCGGCACCCCGGCTGACCTGCACGGCAGCGAGTGGCTCTTCGAACTGAAGTGGGACGGAATCCGTGCGCTCGTGGTGGCGGACGGCGATCGAATCAGGCTCCTGAGCCGGAACGGCAACGACATGTCGGCCAGCTATCCCGAATTCACGGACAGGAGCTGCTGGCCCCCGCAGGACTTCATCGCGGACGGCGAGATCTTCGCCGTCGGGCCTTCCGGTCGGCCCGACTTCGGGCTCCTGCAGGGAAGAATGAAGCTGACCAGGCCGGGCGACGTGAAACGGGCGCGCACCACCATCCCGGTGCGGATGATGCTCTTCGACCTCCTGGCCGACGACGGCGATGACCTGCGAAGGCTGCCCCTGAGGAAGCGCCGGGATCGTCTCGCCGCCTTCTTCGAACCTGGCAGGTGCCCGGTGGAACTGTCGGAGACCCTCGACGAGAAGGTGGAGCACATCCTGGAAAGCGCCCGCGAGCTGGGCTTGGAAGGCGTGATGGCCAAGCGCGCGGACAGCCGCTATGTGAGCGGGCAACGAACCCACACGTGGATCAAGCTCAAGATCGAACAGACGCAGGAAGTGGTGGTGGGCGGCTGGCGTCCGGGCAAGGGCGACCGGTCCAACACTGTGGGGTCCCTGCTGGTGGGCATTCCTGAGGGCAAGACGCTGCGGTATGTGGGCCGCGTGGGAAGTGGCTTCAGCATGCGTGAACTGGAGGAGCTGCGGAAAAAGATGGAGGGGCTGGCGCAGAAGACGTCGCCATTCGATGATGTTCCGTCGGCGGACGCGGCGGACGCGCGCTGGGTGAACCCCGCCCTGGTGGGTGAGGTGACCTTCGGTGAGTGGACCGGGAGCGGCAAGCTTCGCCACCCGGTATGGCGCGGCTGGCGGCTGGACAAGGAACCGGCGGAAGTGGTGCTGGAATGA
- the ku gene encoding non-homologous end joining protein Ku produces MRAIWKGAIAFGLVNVPVKVYSATEDHDISLHQVHNADGGRIRYQRRCEVCSEVVDYSDIEKAYEDDGRTVILTKEELKAIPAENSHEIEVVQFVPSDQLDPIMFEKSYYLEPDSKSPKAYMLLRRALEDTERVAVVQFALRDKTRLGALRIRDDVLMLQALLWADEVREAAFPALDASIRISAQEREMSAALVESMASDFEPEQFTDDYQAQLRQLIEAKLEKGDALDTEETFGAEAEGGNGEVIDLMEALKRSLDKKRGGGAAAQESSEDESADDEPAKPAKRSSRSSAAKKDTEDSDAETAKSAPARKAAATARNKTAGAAKTSAASKTGSASKTGTASKTSTASKTGTASKTGTASKTGTAAKSTAKTVRKGA; encoded by the coding sequence ATGAGAGCCATCTGGAAAGGCGCCATCGCGTTCGGGCTGGTCAACGTCCCGGTGAAGGTCTACAGCGCCACCGAGGACCATGACATCAGCCTCCATCAGGTGCACAACGCCGATGGCGGCCGGATCCGCTACCAGCGCCGCTGTGAGGTCTGCAGCGAGGTGGTTGACTACTCCGACATCGAGAAGGCTTACGAGGACGACGGCCGGACAGTGATCCTCACCAAGGAGGAGCTCAAGGCCATTCCCGCAGAGAACAGCCACGAGATCGAAGTGGTGCAGTTCGTGCCCTCGGACCAGCTTGACCCGATCATGTTCGAGAAGAGCTATTACCTGGAGCCGGACTCCAAGTCGCCCAAGGCCTACATGCTGCTGCGCAGGGCACTGGAGGATACGGAGCGCGTGGCCGTGGTGCAGTTCGCACTGCGGGACAAGACCCGGCTGGGTGCCTTGCGGATTCGCGACGACGTCCTGATGCTCCAGGCCCTGCTGTGGGCCGACGAAGTCCGCGAGGCAGCGTTCCCCGCCCTGGACGCATCCATCCGCATCTCGGCGCAGGAACGTGAGATGTCCGCCGCGCTGGTGGAGTCCATGGCCTCGGACTTCGAACCCGAGCAGTTCACCGACGACTACCAGGCACAGCTTCGTCAGCTCATCGAGGCGAAGCTGGAAAAGGGCGACGCGCTGGACACGGAAGAGACGTTCGGTGCCGAGGCCGAGGGTGGCAACGGCGAAGTGATCGACCTGATGGAAGCCCTGAAGCGCAGCCTCGACAAGAAGCGCGGGGGAGGGGCGGCCGCGCAAGAGTCGAGTGAGGACGAGTCGGCTGACGACGAGCCGGCCAAACCGGCCAAGCGCAGCAGCCGGAGCAGCGCCGCCAAAAAGGACACTGAGGATTCCGACGCCGAAACAGCCAAGAGCGCTCCTGCCAGGAAGGCTGCTGCAACCGCCCGGAACAAGACCGCCGGCGCTGCCAAGACGAGTGCTGCTTCCAAAACCGGCAGCGCGTCCAAGACCGGTACGGCGTCGAAGACAAGCACTGCGTCGAAGACCGGCACTGCGTCCAAGACGGGCACTGCGTCGAAGACCGGTACCGCTGCCAAGTCCACCGCCAAGACCGTGCGGAAGGGCGCCTGA
- a CDS encoding DUF7218 family protein — protein MPEKKNPSLKDPKLYEELRDEGASKQKAARVSNAAANKGRSEVGRKGGKSGDYEDWTVDKLKAKAKEVGLKGYSGKKKSELISALRNS, from the coding sequence ATGCCAGAGAAGAAGAATCCCAGCCTGAAAGATCCCAAGCTCTACGAAGAGCTCCGCGACGAGGGTGCATCGAAACAGAAGGCGGCGCGCGTCTCCAACGCGGCAGCCAATAAGGGACGCTCCGAAGTGGGCCGGAAGGGCGGCAAGTCCGGCGACTATGAGGACTGGACCGTGGATAAGCTCAAGGCCAAAGCCAAGGAAGTCGGCCTGAAAGGGTATTCAGGCAAGAAAAAGAGCGAACTCATCTCCGCGCTCAGGAATTCCTAA
- a CDS encoding SRPBCC family protein, protein METLQESVDVEVPVSTAYNQWTQFESFPRFMKGVESVEQIDETSLHFRTSVAGVKREYDAQILEQTPDRCIAWVSKDKPRNAGRVTFESLDENLCRVNVELEWEPESLLERAGAAAHVDEQQVSSDLARFKEFIETRGIETGAWRAAVARGEVDSGR, encoded by the coding sequence GTGGAAACCTTGCAGGAAAGCGTGGACGTCGAGGTACCAGTCAGCACCGCCTACAACCAGTGGACACAGTTCGAATCGTTCCCGCGCTTCATGAAGGGGGTCGAGTCCGTCGAGCAGATCGACGAAACCTCGCTCCATTTCCGCACCAGCGTGGCGGGCGTCAAGCGCGAATACGATGCGCAGATCCTGGAACAGACGCCGGACCGGTGCATCGCCTGGGTCAGCAAGGACAAGCCCCGCAACGCCGGCCGGGTCACCTTCGAGAGCCTGGACGAGAACCTCTGCCGGGTGAACGTGGAACTCGAATGGGAGCCGGAGAGCCTGCTGGAGAGGGCCGGGGCCGCCGCCCACGTTGATGAACAGCAGGTGTCCTCCGACCTGGCGCGGTTCAAGGAGTTCATCGAAACCCGGGGGATCGAGACGGGCGCCTGGCGTGCCGCTGTGGCCCGGGGCGAAGTGGACAGTGGGAGGTAG
- a CDS encoding HPr family phosphocarrier protein — MSERNATVASRVGLHARPAAIFAEAAGEFDLDITIAREGEPADEAMDAASILSLMSLGASHGDVVVLRAEGDGADAALERLVQILETDHDAE; from the coding sequence ATGTCCGAACGTAACGCAACCGTCGCCAGCCGCGTAGGCCTGCACGCCCGCCCCGCCGCGATCTTCGCCGAGGCCGCGGGCGAGTTTGACCTCGACATCACCATCGCCCGCGAAGGGGAGCCCGCCGACGAGGCCATGGACGCCGCCAGCATCCTTTCCCTCATGAGCCTTGGCGCATCGCACGGCGATGTTGTGGTGCTCCGGGCCGAGGGTGACGGCGCCGACGCAGCCCTCGAGCGCCTGGTCCAGATCCTGGAAACGGACCACGACGCCGAATAG
- a CDS encoding PTS fructose transporter subunit IIABC translates to MTQLITADLVELDQNLGNSPEDVIRHLAGRVAANGRASEVEGLFTDAFAREQKTATGVPGGIAIPHCRSAAVTEPTLAMARLSQPVDFGAKDGPADLIFFIAAPAGADQEHLKLLSKLARSLIKKDFTGSLRAATSREEIVELVDNALADKPAAAAAPETATATASTSTAAGAAAGGGVSGGPRRLVAVTACPTGIAHTYMAADSLVAAAKEAGVDLQVETQGSSGAKPLDPAVIAAADAVIFAVDVDVRGKERFAGKPVINAPVKRGIDEPAKMVQEALDAADNPHARRVPHFGAEEQAEKEAAEKGEHIGQKLKRALLTGVSYMIPFVAGGGLLIALGFLLGGYDITGVADKVVVENNFGNLPEGGLAIYLGAVMFKIGALSMGFLVPALAGYIAYAIADRPGIAPGFVSGAVAGFMGAGFLGGIVGGLLAGYIAHLIGTWAVPRWLRGLMPVVIIPLLASIVASGLMFMVLGGPIAGLTAGLNAWLSGMTGASAVVLGIILGLMMCFDLGGPVNKVAYAFAVAGLSAGSATNQAPWQIMATVMAAGMVPPLAMALATVLDKKVFSLAERENGKAAWLLGASFISEGAIPFAAADPLRVIPASMVGGAVTGALAMAFGVTSQAPHGGIFVFFAIGNVLMFIVSILAGTVITAVIVVALKRWAARKAVDTVESVPVTV, encoded by the coding sequence GTGACTCAGCTCATCACCGCGGACCTGGTCGAGCTTGACCAGAACCTGGGCAATTCGCCCGAGGACGTGATCCGGCACCTGGCCGGCCGTGTTGCCGCCAACGGACGTGCGAGCGAAGTTGAAGGCCTCTTCACCGATGCCTTCGCCCGCGAGCAGAAGACGGCCACCGGCGTGCCCGGCGGCATCGCCATCCCGCACTGCCGCTCGGCCGCCGTGACCGAACCCACCCTTGCCATGGCACGGCTGTCCCAGCCCGTCGACTTCGGCGCCAAGGACGGCCCCGCCGACCTCATCTTCTTCATCGCTGCACCGGCCGGCGCTGACCAGGAGCACCTGAAGCTGCTGTCCAAGCTCGCCCGCTCGCTCATCAAGAAGGACTTCACCGGTTCGCTGCGCGCAGCCACCTCCCGGGAAGAAATCGTGGAGCTCGTGGACAATGCACTGGCGGATAAGCCTGCTGCCGCTGCCGCACCGGAAACGGCAACTGCTACGGCTTCCACCTCCACGGCGGCCGGCGCTGCTGCCGGCGGCGGCGTATCCGGCGGACCGCGGCGCCTCGTCGCCGTAACCGCCTGCCCCACCGGCATCGCGCACACCTACATGGCCGCTGACTCCCTCGTGGCAGCAGCCAAGGAAGCGGGCGTGGACCTGCAGGTCGAAACGCAGGGCTCCTCGGGTGCCAAGCCGCTGGACCCCGCAGTCATCGCCGCTGCTGACGCCGTGATCTTCGCCGTCGACGTGGACGTTCGTGGCAAGGAGCGCTTCGCCGGCAAGCCGGTCATCAACGCACCGGTCAAGCGCGGCATCGACGAGCCCGCCAAGATGGTCCAGGAAGCACTGGACGCTGCGGACAACCCGCACGCCCGCCGCGTTCCGCACTTTGGCGCCGAGGAGCAGGCCGAAAAGGAAGCCGCCGAAAAGGGCGAGCACATCGGCCAGAAGCTGAAGAGGGCACTGCTCACCGGCGTCAGCTACATGATCCCGTTCGTGGCCGGCGGCGGCCTGCTGATCGCGCTGGGCTTCCTGCTCGGCGGGTACGACATCACCGGAGTCGCCGACAAGGTTGTTGTTGAGAACAACTTCGGCAACCTTCCCGAAGGCGGCCTCGCCATCTACCTGGGCGCCGTGATGTTCAAGATCGGAGCCCTGTCCATGGGCTTCCTGGTACCGGCACTGGCGGGTTACATCGCCTACGCGATAGCTGACCGCCCGGGCATCGCGCCGGGCTTCGTTTCCGGTGCCGTGGCCGGATTCATGGGTGCGGGCTTCCTCGGCGGCATCGTCGGCGGCCTCCTCGCCGGCTACATCGCCCACCTGATCGGAACATGGGCAGTGCCGCGCTGGCTCCGTGGCCTGATGCCCGTCGTCATCATTCCCCTTCTTGCGTCCATTGTCGCTTCCGGCCTCATGTTCATGGTGCTGGGCGGCCCGATCGCTGGCCTCACCGCCGGACTTAACGCCTGGCTCTCAGGCATGACCGGCGCCTCCGCCGTTGTCCTCGGAATCATCCTCGGCCTCATGATGTGCTTTGACCTCGGCGGCCCGGTTAACAAAGTGGCCTATGCCTTCGCGGTTGCCGGCCTGAGCGCCGGCAGCGCCACCAACCAGGCCCCCTGGCAGATCATGGCCACCGTGATGGCCGCCGGCATGGTGCCGCCGCTGGCCATGGCCCTTGCCACCGTCCTGGACAAGAAGGTCTTCAGCCTGGCCGAGCGCGAAAACGGCAAGGCGGCCTGGCTGCTGGGTGCCTCCTTCATCTCTGAGGGTGCCATTCCGTTCGCAGCGGCAGACCCCCTCCGCGTCATCCCCGCCAGCATGGTGGGCGGCGCAGTCACCGGTGCTCTCGCCATGGCCTTCGGCGTCACGTCCCAGGCACCCCACGGCGGCATCTTCGTGTTCTTCGCCATCGGCAACGTGCTGATGTTCATCGTGTCCATCCTGGCCGGAACAGTAATCACGGCGGTCATCGTGGTCGCCCTCAAACGCTGGGCTGCCCGCAAGGCCGTTGATACGGTGGAGTCCGTCCCTGTAACTGTCTGA
- a CDS encoding 1-phosphofructokinase family hexose kinase, which translates to MIVTLTANPSLDRTVALPGPLERGEVQRAVSVRQESGGKGVNVSRALVTSGLETLAVLPGAESDPVLAGLREEGVPFASLAIHEALRTNVALTEPGGVTTKINEPGPVLGEDAQEALISLLLERSRGASWVVLAGSLPPGVPADFYATVTRRLRNADAGAGVPKIAVDSSGAPLAAAVAGDAPATATVSGKPDLLKPNAEELAELAAAAGFSSASTAEELEADPYAAAAAAAAVVRSGVGAVLATLGSKGAVLVTADGAWLATHPPVTAVSTVGAGDSSLAGYLLAASQGAAPADCLRQAVAHGAAAASLPGSTVPAVHQTTPDAVTITALRKD; encoded by the coding sequence ATGATTGTCACCCTCACAGCCAACCCCAGCCTGGACCGGACGGTGGCGCTGCCCGGCCCGCTCGAGCGGGGCGAAGTCCAGCGCGCAGTCTCCGTCCGCCAGGAGTCCGGCGGCAAGGGAGTCAATGTGTCCCGCGCCCTCGTGACCTCCGGCCTCGAGACTCTGGCGGTACTGCCCGGCGCGGAATCCGATCCCGTGCTCGCTGGCCTGCGGGAAGAAGGCGTGCCTTTCGCGTCGCTCGCCATCCACGAAGCGCTGCGCACCAACGTGGCCCTGACCGAGCCCGGCGGTGTGACCACCAAGATCAACGAGCCCGGCCCGGTCCTCGGTGAGGACGCCCAGGAGGCGCTGATCAGCCTGCTCCTGGAACGTTCGCGCGGAGCCAGCTGGGTGGTCCTGGCGGGTTCGCTTCCGCCCGGGGTTCCCGCTGATTTCTACGCCACAGTCACCCGGCGGCTGCGCAATGCCGACGCCGGGGCGGGCGTTCCGAAGATTGCTGTGGACTCCTCCGGTGCTCCCCTGGCAGCGGCCGTCGCCGGCGACGCACCGGCAACAGCAACAGTTTCCGGAAAACCGGACCTGCTCAAACCCAATGCCGAGGAGCTGGCGGAACTGGCCGCAGCAGCAGGTTTTTCCTCGGCAAGCACGGCTGAGGAACTCGAAGCGGATCCGTACGCTGCCGCCGCGGCAGCTGCCGCCGTCGTGCGTTCCGGTGTGGGGGCCGTGTTGGCAACGCTCGGTTCAAAGGGCGCTGTCCTCGTGACGGCCGACGGCGCGTGGCTGGCCACGCACCCGCCGGTCACCGCAGTCAGTACGGTCGGCGCGGGTGACTCGTCGCTGGCCGGCTACCTGCTGGCCGCCAGCCAGGGCGCCGCCCCGGCTGACTGCCTCCGCCAGGCTGTGGCGCATGGCGCCGCCGCCGCTTCCCTGCCGGGCTCCACCGTTCCGGCAGTCCACCAAACAACCCCCGACGCCGTAACCATCACGGCCCTCCGGAAGGATTGA
- a CDS encoding DeoR/GlpR family DNA-binding transcription regulator, translating to MFAEERQQQIAGLVAASGRASVTDLAERFRITTETVRRDLAALESAGTVRRVHGGAVSADRFSTTEESILERTIQRQAQKLRIAEAALDFLPKGPSSSILLDAGSTTEVLADLLARRGAASPAKPADPAQELLVITHAVPIAAKLASTPGIALQLLGGRVRGLTQAAVGQGTVEAAGKLRPDIAFVGTNGIHASFGLSTPDSEEAAVKAAFVHSARRIVVLADSSKLDAETLVQFASLKDLDTVITDRKPGSELAAALAEAGVEVVVA from the coding sequence GTGTTTGCCGAGGAGCGCCAGCAGCAGATCGCCGGGCTTGTTGCTGCCAGCGGCCGCGCCAGCGTGACCGACCTCGCGGAGCGCTTCCGCATCACCACCGAAACCGTCCGCCGGGACCTGGCTGCCCTGGAATCGGCCGGCACGGTGCGCCGAGTCCACGGTGGCGCCGTCTCCGCAGACCGCTTCAGCACCACGGAGGAGAGCATCCTCGAGCGAACCATCCAGCGGCAGGCGCAGAAGCTGCGCATCGCCGAGGCCGCGCTCGACTTCCTCCCAAAGGGGCCCTCGAGCAGCATCCTCCTGGACGCCGGTTCCACCACCGAAGTCCTCGCTGACCTCCTCGCCCGCCGCGGCGCGGCAAGTCCGGCCAAGCCGGCCGATCCCGCCCAGGAGCTCCTGGTCATCACCCACGCCGTTCCCATCGCCGCCAAGCTTGCCAGCACCCCCGGCATCGCCCTCCAGCTTTTGGGCGGCCGGGTCCGCGGTCTCACGCAGGCTGCGGTAGGCCAAGGCACGGTGGAAGCGGCCGGCAAGCTGCGGCCGGACATCGCTTTCGTGGGGACCAACGGCATCCACGCCAGCTTCGGCCTCAGCACTCCAGATTCCGAAGAAGCCGCAGTCAAGGCTGCTTTCGTCCATTCGGCACGCCGCATCGTGGTCCTGGCCGATTCGTCCAAGCTGGACGCGGAAACGCTCGTCCAGTTCGCCTCGTTGAAAGATCTGGATACCGTGATCACTGACCGCAAGCCCGGCTCCGAACTAGCAGCGGCCCTCGCCGAGGCCGGCGTGGAGGTGGTAGTCGCATGA
- a CDS encoding DUF6458 family protein: protein MRIGSSIFLIALGAILAWAITPGLIPNVDLTLIGYILMAVGVIGLIASLVIASPGRSRRVSETRSVVDPNTGERITRNESRDNGL from the coding sequence ATGAGAATCGGTTCCTCCATCTTCCTTATTGCCCTCGGCGCCATCCTCGCCTGGGCCATCACGCCGGGCCTTATCCCCAATGTGGATCTGACACTGATCGGCTACATCCTGATGGCCGTCGGCGTCATCGGCCTCATCGCCTCGCTGGTCATTGCTTCCCCCGGCAGGAGCCGCCGCGTCAGTGAGACACGCTCAGTGGTGGACCCCAACACGGGCGAGAGAATCACCAGGAACGAAAGCCGCGACAACGGCCTGTAG
- a CDS encoding alpha/beta hydrolase has protein sequence METVVWSKPEEERAGTPLLVMMHGYGTDESRMVNLFDYLPREFTCAALRAPMPIANGYGWFLLDYFLTNDFADVIAAANSVFSWIDSARRHHTSVSLLGYSQGMAMASTLLRLRPRDFPAVVGLSGFVLDNDLLALSESFDERPPFFWGRDKADLVINGDATAFTEEWLNTHTRLTARTYPGMGHAMSKAEMVDVSAFLRHYVLG, from the coding sequence ATGGAGACGGTTGTATGGTCGAAGCCGGAAGAGGAGCGTGCCGGCACCCCGCTGCTGGTAATGATGCACGGCTACGGCACCGACGAATCCCGGATGGTCAATCTCTTCGACTATCTGCCCAGGGAATTCACCTGCGCCGCGCTGCGGGCGCCCATGCCGATCGCGAACGGCTACGGCTGGTTCCTGCTGGACTATTTCCTGACCAACGATTTTGCCGACGTCATCGCGGCCGCCAATTCCGTGTTCTCCTGGATCGACTCAGCCAGGCGACACCACACTAGTGTGAGCCTGCTGGGCTATTCCCAGGGGATGGCCATGGCGAGCACGCTCCTGCGCCTGCGGCCACGGGATTTTCCGGCGGTGGTGGGACTTTCCGGGTTCGTCCTGGACAACGACCTGCTGGCGCTCAGCGAGTCTTTTGATGAGCGGCCCCCATTCTTCTGGGGGAGGGATAAGGCGGACCTCGTGATCAACGGGGACGCAACGGCCTTCACGGAGGAATGGCTGAACACGCACACCCGGCTCACGGCACGCACTTATCCCGGCATGGGCCACGCCATGTCTAAAGCGGAGATGGTGGATGTCAGTGCGTTCCTGCGGCATTACGTCCTGGGTTGA